The following are from one region of the Halogeometricum sp. S3BR5-2 genome:
- the leuC gene encoding 3-isopropylmalate dehydratase large subunit: MSEGTLYDKVWDEHAVTTLPTGQTQLFVGLHLIHEVTSPQAFGMLRERDMEVAFPERTHATVDHIVPTADQSRPYADDAAEEMMSELEENVRAAGINFSDPTTGDQGIVHVIGPEQGLTQPGMTIVCGDSHTSTHGAFGALAFGIGTSQIRDVLATGCIAMEKQKVRKIEVTGELGDGVEAKDVILEIIRRLGTDGGVGYVYEYAGEAIESLGMEGRMSICNMSIEGGARAGYVNPDETTYEWLAETDAFRDDPEKFERLKPYWESIRSEADAEYDDVVTIDGDELEPVVTWGTTPGQGVGITQPIPAPEDLPEDKRDTARRAQEHMRVTPGETMQGYPIDVAFLGSCTNARLADLRRAARLVKGRQVHEDVRAMVVPGSQRVQEAAEEEGLKDIFEAAGFEWRNAGCSMCLGMNEDQLEGDEACASSSNRNFVGRQGSKDGRTVLMNPRMVAAAAINGEVTDVREMKEVNVA, from the coding sequence ATGAGTGAGGGAACGCTGTACGACAAGGTGTGGGACGAGCACGCGGTGACGACGCTACCGACGGGGCAGACCCAACTGTTCGTCGGCCTGCACCTCATCCACGAGGTGACGAGTCCGCAGGCGTTCGGGATGCTGCGCGAACGCGACATGGAGGTCGCGTTCCCCGAACGGACGCACGCGACGGTCGACCACATCGTCCCGACGGCGGACCAGTCGCGGCCCTACGCCGACGACGCCGCCGAGGAGATGATGAGCGAACTGGAGGAGAACGTCCGCGCGGCGGGCATCAACTTCTCCGACCCGACGACGGGCGACCAGGGTATCGTCCACGTCATCGGGCCCGAGCAGGGACTCACCCAACCCGGAATGACCATCGTCTGCGGCGACAGCCACACCTCGACGCACGGCGCGTTCGGCGCGCTGGCGTTCGGCATCGGCACCTCGCAGATACGCGACGTGCTGGCCACCGGCTGCATCGCCATGGAGAAACAGAAGGTCCGAAAGATAGAGGTCACGGGCGAACTCGGCGACGGCGTCGAGGCGAAGGACGTCATCCTCGAAATCATCCGCAGGCTCGGCACCGACGGCGGCGTCGGCTACGTCTACGAGTACGCGGGCGAGGCCATCGAGAGCCTCGGGATGGAGGGGCGGATGTCCATCTGTAACATGTCCATCGAGGGCGGCGCCCGCGCGGGCTACGTCAACCCCGACGAGACCACCTACGAGTGGCTCGCGGAGACGGACGCGTTCCGCGACGACCCCGAGAAGTTCGAGCGACTGAAACCGTACTGGGAGTCCATCCGCTCCGAGGCGGACGCCGAGTACGACGACGTGGTCACCATCGACGGCGACGAACTCGAACCCGTCGTCACGTGGGGGACCACGCCGGGACAGGGCGTCGGCATCACGCAACCGATTCCGGCGCCGGAGGACCTCCCGGAGGACAAACGCGACACCGCGCGGCGCGCGCAGGAGCACATGCGCGTGACGCCCGGCGAGACGATGCAGGGCTACCCCATCGACGTGGCGTTCCTCGGGTCGTGCACGAACGCGCGCCTCGCGGACCTGCGCCGCGCGGCCCGTCTCGTGAAGGGCCGGCAGGTGCACGAGGACGTCCGCGCGATGGTCGTCCCCGGCAGCCAACGCGTGCAGGAGGCCGCCGAGGAAGAGGGGCTGAAGGACATCTTCGAGGCGGCCGGCTTCGAGTGGCGCAACGCCGGATGTTCGATGTGCCTCGGGATGAACGAGGACCAACTGGAGGGCGACGAGGCCTGCGCCTCCTCCTCCAATCGGAACTTCGTCGGCCGGCAGGGCTCGAAGGACGGTCGGACCGTCCTGATGAACCCGCGGATGGTCGCCGCCGCGGCCATCAACGGCGAAGTGACGGACGTGCGCGAGATGAAGGAGGTGAACGTCGCATGA